One Ananas comosus cultivar F153 linkage group 23, ASM154086v1, whole genome shotgun sequence genomic window carries:
- the LOC109728385 gene encoding 40S ribosomal protein S4-3-like, translated as MARGLKKHLKRLNAPKHWMLDKLGGAFAPKPSSGPHKARECLPLILILRNKLKYALTYREVIAILMQRHVMVDGKVRTDKTYPAGFMDVVSIPKTNENFRLLYDTKGRFRLHSIKDEEAKFKLCKVRSVQFGQKGIPYLNTYDGRTIRYPDPLIKANDTIKLDLEANKIVDFIKFDVGNVVMVTGGRNTGRVGVIKNREKHKGSFETIHIQDATGHEFATRLGNVFTIGKGTKPWVTLPKGKGIKLSIIEEARKRLAAAGATAAAS; from the exons ATG GCAAGAGGACTGAAGAAACATCTGAAGAGGCTCAATGCCCCAAAGCATTGGATGTTAGACAAGCTTGGTGGTGCCTTT GCCCCCAAGCCATCATCTGGTCCTCACAAGGCCAGAGAATGCCTCCCACTTATTCTTATTTTGAGGAACAAACTAAAATATGCTCTCACATACCGTGAGGTTATTGCGATTTTGATGCAACGCCATGTAATGGTTGATGGAAAAGTCAGAACTGACAAGACTTATCCAGCGGGTTTCATGG ATGTTGTTTCAATTCCTAAGACAAATGAGAACTTCCGACTACTTTATGACACAAAAGGCCGCTTCCGCCTGCACTCCATAAAGGATGAAGAGGCAAAG TTCAAGCTTTGCAAGGTCCGCTCTGTCCAGTTTGGCCAGAAGGGCATCCCCTACCTGAACACGTATGACGGTCGTACGATCCGCTACCCTGATCCGCTGATCAAGGCGAACGACACCATCAAGCTTGATCTTGAGGCCAACAAGATTGTGGACTTCATCAAGTTTGACGTGGGGAATGTGGTAATGGTGACAGGTGGCAGAAACACAGGCCGGGTTGGTGTGATTAAGAACCGCGAGAAGCACAAGGGCAGCTTCGAGACCATCCACATTCAAGATGCTACCGGGCATGAGTTCGCCACCCGTCTTGGCAACGTGTTCACTATTGGTAAAGGGACGAAGCCGTGGGTGACTCTTCCTAAGGGTAAGGGTATCAAGCTCAGCATTATTGAGGAGGCTAGGAAGCGCTTGGCTGCTGCTGGTGCGACTGCCGCTGCTTCATAA
- the LOC109727880 gene encoding uncharacterized protein LOC109727880, with translation MMKKTDLSWFNYGIEGPNDCLDGKHAVDLVERQCSCRLWDLTGITCKHAIAAIFTNKEKPEDYLHQCYTKAVYLKAYEEIINPIPGQNEWIKTSMPAPVPWRIRRPPGRPKKLRRRAADEPLNPYKVSRMDKPIKCGNCGKEGHNLRTCTASVTGETSWQRRVRTQKEKQRATNKFSQIGEQFSVSHPITTNCDNFDVETHSIGASQPAFPTERVANAAAKGFAPVRGRGRGRGRARGGRGAAANAAAKKANEGPSKATNIP, from the exons atgatgaagaagacTGATCTCAGTTGGTTCAACTATGGTATTGAAGGCCCGAATGATTGCTTGGATGGTAAGCATGCGGTGGATTTGGTAGAAAGGCAGTGTAGTTGTAGGTTGTGGGATCTAACAGGAATCACGTGCAAACATGCCATTGCAGCAATTTTCACCAACAAGGAAAAGCCTGAGGACTATTTACATCAGTGTTATACCAAGGCAGTTTATCTTAAGGCGTATGAAGAGATTATCAATCCAATTCCTGGACAAAATGAATGGATAAAGACTTCAATGCCAGCTCCAGTGCCTTGGCGTATAAGAAGGCCACCAGGGAGACCTAAGAAGCTTAGGAGAAGAGCTGCAGATGAACCTTTAAACCCTTACAAAGTATCAAGAATGGACAAACCAATAAAGTGTGGAAACTGCGGCAAAGAAGGCCACAATTTGAGGACATGTACAGCATCAGTCACAGGGGAGACATCATGGCAGAGGAGGGTGAGAACCCAAAAGGAAAAACAG AGAGCAACAAACAAATTCTCTCAGATTGGTGAACAATTTAGTGTCTCACATCCTATCACGACAAATTGTGATAATTTTGACGTAGAAACTCATTCAATCGGTGCCTCACAG CCTGCGTTCCCTACTGAGAGAGTAGCTAATGCAGCAGCAAAGGGTTTTGCACCAGtcagaggaagaggaagaggaagaggaagagcaaGAGGTGGACGAGGTGCCGCTGCTAATGCTGCAGCCAAAAAAGCAAATGAAGGGCCTTCTAAAGCTACAAACATTCCATAA
- the LOC109727798 gene encoding uncharacterized protein LOC109727798, translating to MMPVIHCSVGNISLLHRSSYISRKEGQLKKCSVFAKHPRLRSSSQRFLFPQSSLNLIPMYNRSWSSKHLLRSQIITAVGTDVSVEEPNPSVSSETSDANSETATSSSEASEPTPTNPPVTSNKGKRPRPARKSEMPPVKDEELIPGAYFTGKVRSIQPFGLFVDFGAFSDGLVHVSRVSDGYVKDVSALFSVGQEVKVRIVEANKESGRISLTMRENDDGNKKKEAPAAGEKTRPARKNSLRPNAKKGEAQKSSKFVKGQALSGAVKNLTRSGAFVSLPDGEEGFLPVSEESEGFGGILGNSSLQVGQEVNVRVLRIARGQVTLTMKQEEDVEGLNRKLNQGVVHMATNPFELAFRRNKEISAFLDEREEAQKTNEKVNVSEISENIEENVETLVTNMGTDDEVEEKEVDDELDQDQTSATGLLSTDLVSKEEEIENSSPQISDSVLKEAAEGENSSKTSIESTSESVSDEISLPEEVKDPSTVTNVVEAAIASSNSLVSEKEESSENETSESTGQDLISETVDKTIEPEVSSSVQDDEEVTEADLKFQTAAKDDESSTSSRADESKELSDSMEEKASYGGNDTDNNIESSGETGGENLSPKDVLPEDTAANQEDDDIIDGKETEKPVVIVNEVKDEKSETSEISEMQNDAADQGSTIKVEAKNTTTISPALVKQLREETGAGMMDCKKALAETDGDIVKAQEYLRKKGLASADKKASRVTAEGRIGSYVHDGRIGILIEVNCETDFVSRGEIFKQLVDDLAMQVAACPQVRYLATVDVPEEIVSKEKEIEMQKEDLLSKPEQIRAKIVEGRIKKRLEEFALLEQPYIKNDKVVVKDMVKQTIATIGENIKVKRFVRYNLGEGLEKKSQDFAAEVAAQTAAKASPSVPKDNSAEAKPPATAVSAALVKQLREETGAGMMDCKKALTETGGDLVKAQEYLRKKGLSSADKKSSRLAAEGLISAYIHDSRIGCLIEVNCETDFVGQNEKFKELVDDLAMQVVACPQVEFVSIEDISKDIVDKEREIEMQREDIQSKPENIREKIVEGRISKRLGELALLEQPFIKDDGVLVKDLVKQTVAALGENIKVRRFVRFTLGESEE from the exons ATGATGCCTGTAATTCATTGTTCTGTCGGCAATATCAGTCTACTTCACCGAAGCAGTTACATCTCAAGGAAAGAAGGCCAACTAAAAAAATGCAGTGTTTTTGCGAAGCACCCAAGGCTACGATCATCATCCCAAAGGTTTCTATTTCCACAATCATCATTAAACTTGATCCCAATGTACAACAGAAGCTGGAGCTCAAAGCATTTGCTGAGAAGCCAAATCATAACTGCTGTTGGGACCGACGTTTCTGTCGAGGAGCCAAATCCTTCTGTTTCGAGTGAAACTTCTGATGCAAACTCAGAAACTGCAACTAGTTCCAGTGAAGCAAGTGAACCGACTCCAACTAATCCTCCTGTTACTTCTAATAAAGGCAAACGTCCAAGGCCTGCTAGAAAGAGTGAGATGCCACCTGTCAAAGATGAGGAATTAATACCCGGTGCTTATTTTACTGGAAAAGTAAGATCGATTCAGCCATTCGGTCTTTTTGTTGATTTTGGAGCCTTTAGTGACGGCCTTGTTCATGTCTCGAGAGTGAGCGACGGGTATGTCAAGGATGTCTCTGCTCTTTTCTCTGTGGGACAAGAGGTTAAAGTGCGAATTGTCGAAGCAAATAAGGAAAGTGGGCGAATTTCCCTCACGATGCGTGAAAATGATGATGgcaataagaaaaaagaagctCCCGCTGCTGGTGAGAAGACGAGACCGGCAAGAAAAAACAGTTTGAGGCCCAATGCTAAAAAGGGGgaggctcaaaagagctctaaGTTTGTCAAAGGACAAGCTTTGAGTGGCGCGGTGAAAAATTTAACTAGGTCGGGGGCTTTTGTGTCGCTTCCTGATGGTGAGGAAGGGTTTCTTCCGGTTTCTGAGGAATCCGAGGGGTTTGGTGGAATTTTGGGGAACTCTTCCTTGCAAGTCGGTCAGGAAGTTAATGTAAGAGTATTAAGAATAGCTAGAGGGCAGGTGACTTTGACGATGAAGCAAGAAGAAGATGTTGAAGGGTTAAATAGAAAACTTAATCAAGGGGTGGTTCACATGGCGACTAACCCCTTTGAGTTGGCTTTTAGGAGGAACAAGGAGATCTCTGCATTTTTAGATGAACGAGAAGAAGCACAGAAAACCAATGAAAAGGTGAATGTTTCGGAAATTTCTGAAAATATCGAAGAAAATGTGGAAACCCTAGTGACCAACATGGGAACTGATGATGAAGTTGAGGAGAAAGAAGTGGATGATGAATTGGACCAAGACCAAACTTCTGCGACAGGTTTATTATCCACAGATTTGGTTAGCAAAGAGGAAGAAATTGAGAACTCTTCACCACAAATTTCTGATTCCGTCCTTAAAGAAGCAGCAGAAGGTGAGAACAGCTCTAAAACATCGATTGAGTCCACTTCAGAATCAGTATCAGATGAAATATCCCTACCAGAGGAAGTGAAGGATCCTAGCACTGTAACCAATGTAGTAGAGGCGGCAATTGCAAGTTCTAACTCTTTGGTTTCAGAGAAAGAGGAATCTTCTGAAAATGAAACCTCAGAGAGCACTGGTCAAGATTTGATTTCGGAAACTGTTGATAAAACCATCGAGCCTGAAGTATCTTCTTCAGTACAAGATGATGAGGAAGTCACTGAAGCTGATCTCAAATTTCAGACTGCCGCTAAAGATGATGAGAGCTCTACAAGTTCAAGAGCTGACGAAAGTAAAGAACTTTCAGATTCTATGGAAGAAAAAGCTTCTTACGGGGGAAACGATACCGATAACAATATTGAGTCATCTGGAGAAACAGGTGGTGAGAATTTGTCGCCAAAAGATGTGTTACCTGAGGATACTGCTGCTAACCAAGAAGATGATGATATAATAGATGGTAAGGAAACAGAAAAACCTGTGGTGATTGTGAATGAAGTAAAAGATGAAAAATCGGAAACTTCTGAAATCTCAGAAATGCAAAATGATGCTGCTGATCAAGGAAGCACTATCAAAG TTGAAGCTAAAAATACAACGACAATTTCCCCTGCTCTTGTAAAACAATTACGTGAAGAAACTGGAGCGGGTATGATGGATTGCAAGAAAGCTCTTGCAGAAACTGATGGTGACATTGTTAAAGCCCAAGAATACCTCCGCAAAAAAGGGCTGGCAAGTGCCGACAAAAAGGCAAGCAGAGTCACTGCTGAGGGACGGATTGGATCTTATGTCCATGACGGCCGAATTGGAATTCTTATCGAAGTCAACTGTGAAACCGATTTCGTCTCCCGTGGTGAGATCTTTAAGCAGTTGGTCGACGATCTCGCCATGCAGGTAGCTGCTTGTCCTCAAGTGCGCTATTTGGCTACTGTGGATGTCCCGGAGGAAATTGTGAGCAAGGAGAAGGAAATAGAGATGCAGAAGGAGGACCTTTTATCAAAACCCGAGCAGATTAGGGCAAAAATCGTTGAAGGAAGAATAAAGAAGAGGCTTGAAGAATTTGCATTACTTGAGCAACCATATATTAAGAATGATAAAGTGGTGGTTAAGGATATGGTGAAGCAAACTATTGCCACAATTGGGGAAAACATAAAGGTTAAGAGGTTTGTAAGGTACAATTTAGGGGagggtttggagaagaaaaGCCAGGACTTTGCTGCGGAAGTGGCTGCACAAACTGCTGCAAAGGCTTCTCCTTCAGTACCAAAGGATAATTCTGCTGAAGcaaa GCCGCCTGCTACGGCAGTATCAGCAGCCTTAGTGAAACAACTGAGGGAGGAAACCGGTGCCGGCATGATGGACTGCAAGAAAGCCCTAACTGAAACAGGGGGCGACCTCGTAAAGGCCCAAGAATACCTCCGAAAGAAAGGACTATCCTCCGCAGACAAGAAATCCTCCCGACTTGCCGCGGAGGGACTCATCTCTGCTTACATCCATGACTCTCGCATTGGCTGCCTCATTGAAGTCAACTGTGAGACTGACTTTGTGGGTCAGAATGAGAAATTCAAAGAATTGGTTGACGACCTTGCAATGCAAGTCGTGGCTTGCCCTCAG GTTGAATTTGTGTCAATCGAGGATATCTCTAAGGATATCGTGGAcaaggagagagagatcgagatgCAAAGAGAGGATATTCAATCGAAACCTGAGAATATAAGAGAGAAGATAGTGGAAGGGAGGATATCGAAGAGGCTGGGAGAGCTCGCACTGTTGGAGCAACCTTTTATTAAGGATGACGGGGTTTTGGTGAAGGATCTCGTGAAGCAGACAGTCGCAGCGCTTGGAGAGAATATCAAGGTTCGGAGGTTCGTGAGATTTACTCTTGGTGAGAGTGAAGAATGA